From Penaeus monodon isolate SGIC_2016 chromosome 6, NSTDA_Pmon_1, whole genome shotgun sequence, the proteins below share one genomic window:
- the LOC119573989 gene encoding guanyl-specific ribonuclease pgl-1-like (The sequence of the model RefSeq protein was modified relative to this genomic sequence to represent the inferred CDS: added 18 bases not found in genome assembly) encodes MQHNGWTRVVMVMAAMLSTSAKGEQQTLNPIEDDFLLPSESHQVSVVVKDDLQASATGYGGYGGGSSYEGYGGGSSSKGIRGYGGSHSNEEGVGGHRRHHADKGHKGSHYGDHGKAQYSRRSQGSGFAPWYPVAAVDHGSALPPITGTGAAAPQH; translated from the exons ACCAGAGTTGTCATGGTGATGGCGGCGATGCTGTCGACCTCCGCCAAGGGAGAGCAACAGACGCTCAACCCCATCGAGGACGATTTTCTCTTGCCATCGGAGAGTCACCAAGTCTCAGTCGTGGTCAAGGACGACCTCCAGGCCTCTGCTACAG GATATGGAGGATACGGAGGAGGGAGTAGCTACGAAGGATATGGCGGTGGAAGCTCCTCCAAGGGGATCCGAGGCTACGGAGGTTCCCATAGCAATGAGGAAGGCGTCGGCGGCCATCGGAGGCACCACGCGGACAAGGGCCACAAGGGTAGCCACTACGGCGACCACGGCAAGGCGCAGTATAGT CGCAGGAGCCAAGGATCAGGATTTGCCCCCTGGTACCCTGTAGCCGCCGTTGACCACGGTTCGGCTCTCCCGCCAATCACTGGTACTGGTGCTGCTGCTCCCCAACACTAG